A window from Apostichopus japonicus isolate 1M-3 chromosome 2, ASM3797524v1, whole genome shotgun sequence encodes these proteins:
- the LOC139981394 gene encoding prolyl 3-hydroxylase OGFOD1-like, protein MSSKRENYDSPSKVDENPKKKKSKSANGKKLSSMSLELNTHYGMTIKDQLRDALINKKCYGLVTDSTSNDSGRPVAEANIHTQSENIDAAAVHTDPFTCCVLPNFIQDERFLEGLKDELLALDFHDKSNDLYKFQQSGALQNTSSHHISGLRKFLYEDFRGWLRDVTGIEFNDTVDMTCSKYNYTDILLCHDDELEGRRVAFILYLVPPWTREDGGLLDLFKTDEHFRPTRVSKSLLPKWNTFVFFEVTPKSFHQVSEILNQDKLRLSVSGWFHGSSVPRPETYIEPAGTLSGHLQLQEGLFVKWMNPCYIDPDSHSQISSTFNEESQIQLPTFFNEDVSEDLAKALRSPEVRWTRRGPPDRRSYEVARTDSYPLILKECLDVVQSELMFLLLSRLTGLKLHEDVEDSSSDEEDTEEARLDQNGRKPEGGNPRCRVEVRRWSHGSYTLIHDTDTVGSEFSLDCNLFLGCGEWNSECGGFTSYIAKGEDEELLSVEPQNNTLALVYKDTDTLSFTKHLNHRFTKLSTDGEENAFFTISLVFYE, encoded by the exons ATGTCGTCAAAACGAGAGAATTATGATAGCCCTTCAAAGGTAGATGAAAATCCTAAGAAAAAGAAATCGAAGTCAGCAAATGGCAAAAAGCTATCAAGTATGTCGCTGGAATTGAATACACATTATGGAATGACCATTAAGGACCAGTTACGCGACGCTTTGATCAACAAGAAATGTTATGGCCTTGTCACCGACAGTACTAGTAACGACAGTGGTAGGCCAGTTGCTGAAGCAAACATTCACACCCAATCCGAAAACATAG ATGCAGCAGCTGTTCACACAGATCCTTTTACTTGCTGtgttttgccaaattttattCAAGATGAAAGATTCTTGGAGGGACTGAAAGATGAACTTCTAGCATTAGATTTCCATGATAAATCAAATGATCTCTATAAGTTCCAACAG TCTGGTGCTTTACAAAACACATCTAGCCATCATATCAGTGGATTAAG GAAATTTCTCTACGAAGATTTCCGTGGCTGGCTGAGGGATGTTACAGGCATTGAATTCAATGACACTGTTGATATGACATGCTCAAAGTACAATTACACAG ACATCTTACTTTGTCATGATGATGAACTGGAAGGACGCAGGGTAGCGTTCATTCTCTACTTAGTTCCACCATGGACCAGAGAGGATGGTGGTCTCCTGGATCTGTTTAAAACAGATG AACATTTTCGACCAACAAGGGTTTCCAAATCGTTATTGCCAAAGTGGAATACGTTTGTCTTCTTTGAGGTCACACCAAAGTCTTTTCATCAG GTATCAGAAATACTGAATCAAGACAAGCTTCGTCTTTCGGTCAGTGGATGGTTTCATGGATCCAGTGTTCCCAGGCCAGAAACATATATAGAACCTGCTGGTACTCTGAGTGGACACTTGCAGTTACAA GAAGGTTTGTTTGTAAAATGGATGAACCCTTGTTACATTGATCCCGACAGCCATTCACAGATTTCAAGCACATTCAATGAAGAATCTCAAATCCAGCTGCCGACATTTTTTAAC GAGGATGTATCAGAGGACCTCGCCAAAGCTCTACGAAGTCCAGAAGTTAGATGGACCCGAAGAGGACCTCCAGATAGGAG ATCCTATGAAGTTGCAAGAACAGATAGTTACCCATTGATCTTAAAGGAGTGTTTGGATGTCGTGCAGTCAGAACTCATGTTTCTTCTCTTGTCACGACTGACTGGATTAAAGCTTCATGAGGATGTAGAGGACAGTAGCTCAGACGAAGAAGACACAGAGGAGGCTAGACTAGATCAGAATG GCAGAAAACCCGAGGGGGGTAATCCAAGGTGCCGTGTGGAGGTGAGGCGATGGAGTCACGGTAGTTACACCCTAATCCATGACACGGACACAGTTGGGTCAGAATTTTCACTTGATTGCAATCTCTTCCTGGGATGTGGAG aatgGAACAGCGAGTGTGGAGGATTTACCTCATACATTGCTAAAGGGGAAGACGAAgag CTTTTGAGTGTGGAACCTCAAAATAACACGTTGGCATTAGTCTACAAAGATACGGATACCCTATCCTTCACCAAACATCTCAATCATAGATTCACCAAGCTGTCCACGGATGGTGAAGAAAATGCTTTCTTTACTATCAGTTTAGTGTTTTACGAGTGA